From a region of the Enterobacter sp. JBIWA008 genome:
- a CDS encoding DnaB-like helicase C-terminal domain-containing protein: protein MTDMNMIPQNIEAEQSVLGGMMLDSGSDRCQTAMSMLKPESFYIRPHQVIFAEMRELVANQKPIDLITLIESLESKGLGEQAGGFAYMAEISKNTPSAANIVHYAMLVREKAMERYGIDKLTSATELLFSRNGMTTSQKFDAIQTLFTDIADYAKTGNRRGLREFSEVMGDWVDEVEARWSDSDATRGLSTGIGSLDDLLQPKGLVKGALMVIGARPKMGKTTLYSQLAVNCAEVEQLPALMFSLEMPDKQIVERMIGQVSRVNTDVFYGDRYDDAQVAMAFAAGGRLAQTGNLYVDDTPGITLAHIVAESRRIKRERGAVGMVLVDYLTLMTADKADRNDLAYGIITKGLKNLAKELNCIVVLLTQLNRDLEKRTNKRPMPSDSRDTGQIEQDCDYWIGIYREGAYDENADQAATELLLRLNRHGPTGVVYCDQRNGAIYDCDQAAAEQKRRANDARPNKKREF, encoded by the coding sequence ATGACCGACATGAACATGATCCCGCAGAACATCGAAGCCGAACAAAGCGTGCTGGGCGGTATGATGCTGGATAGCGGTAGCGATCGCTGCCAGACCGCCATGTCGATGCTCAAACCAGAATCGTTCTACATCCGTCCCCACCAGGTGATTTTCGCTGAGATGCGGGAGCTGGTAGCCAACCAGAAGCCTATCGACCTAATCACCCTGATTGAGTCGCTGGAGTCGAAAGGGCTTGGCGAGCAGGCTGGTGGTTTCGCTTACATGGCGGAGATATCCAAAAACACTCCCAGCGCGGCGAACATCGTTCACTACGCAATGCTGGTGCGCGAGAAAGCCATGGAGCGCTACGGCATAGACAAGCTGACCAGCGCCACCGAGCTGCTGTTCTCCCGCAACGGGATGACCACCAGCCAGAAGTTTGACGCTATTCAGACCCTGTTCACCGATATCGCTGACTACGCGAAAACCGGTAACCGCCGAGGGCTTCGCGAGTTTTCGGAAGTGATGGGCGACTGGGTGGACGAGGTGGAAGCGCGCTGGAGTGACTCAGACGCAACGCGCGGACTGTCGACTGGGATCGGCTCGCTGGATGACCTGCTGCAACCGAAAGGGCTGGTTAAAGGCGCTCTGATGGTGATCGGCGCACGTCCAAAGATGGGTAAAACCACGCTGTATAGCCAGCTGGCCGTCAACTGTGCCGAGGTTGAGCAGCTCCCCGCGCTGATGTTCAGCCTCGAAATGCCGGATAAGCAGATTGTGGAGCGCATGATCGGGCAGGTCAGCCGCGTGAATACCGATGTGTTTTATGGCGATCGGTACGACGACGCGCAGGTGGCAATGGCTTTTGCTGCTGGTGGACGTCTGGCCCAGACCGGGAATCTTTACGTCGACGACACGCCCGGGATCACGCTGGCGCACATTGTTGCAGAATCGCGTCGCATCAAACGCGAACGCGGTGCTGTCGGCATGGTGCTGGTGGACTACCTGACCCTGATGACCGCCGATAAGGCTGACCGTAACGACTTGGCCTACGGGATTATCACGAAGGGGCTGAAGAACCTTGCGAAGGAACTGAACTGCATCGTGGTGCTGCTTACCCAGCTGAACCGCGATCTGGAGAAGCGCACCAACAAACGCCCGATGCCGAGTGACTCCCGCGACACCGGTCAGATTGAGCAGGATTGCGATTACTGGATCGGCATTTACCGCGAAGGCGCATACGACGAAAACGCAGATCAGGCGGCTACCGAATTGCTGTTGCGCCTGAACCGCCACGGCCCAACCGGCGTTGTTTACTGCGACCAGCGTAACGGTGCGATCTACGACTGCGACCAGGCTGCTGCTGAGCAGAAGCGCCGCGCGAATGATGCCAGACCCAACAAAAAGAGGGAATTTTGA
- a CDS encoding DUF4406 domain-containing protein, producing MKIYIAGPMTGIPKYNRPAFHFEAMRLASEGHVVLNPATLPDGLSQPEYMDICLAMLRCADGIFLLSGWQNSAGAKAEHALAQKLDLEIIHQESAV from the coding sequence ATGAAAATTTACATTGCTGGGCCAATGACCGGCATCCCGAAATATAACCGCCCTGCGTTCCATTTTGAGGCTATGCGCCTGGCTTCGGAAGGCCATGTGGTGTTAAACCCCGCGACGCTTCCCGATGGCCTGAGCCAGCCAGAGTACATGGATATTTGTCTCGCGATGCTCCGCTGCGCTGACGGTATTTTCCTGCTGTCCGGCTGGCAGAACTCCGCAGGCGCAAAAGCGGAACACGCTCTGGCTCAAAAGCTGGATCTGGAAATCATTCATCAGGAGAGTGCGGTATGA
- a CDS encoding dATP/dGTP pyrophosphohydrolase domain-containing protein: MQPRITINIGESASSAQLRRLIRDRHAAWSQETFGDVGPVGPLKHLAKEALEAAAAPDDLSEWADLQFLLWDAQRRAGISDGEITAAMEEKLKVNMARQWPEPKDGEPRLHIKEPDNALAIPDGYVVVPIEPTEDMIVYGFESEPDEDFSDPAVWEEYQAMSGCRQAAHRAKLCWAAMIAAAPKLGDE; the protein is encoded by the coding sequence ATGCAACCACGCATCACCATCAATATCGGCGAGTCGGCATCATCGGCGCAATTACGCAGGTTGATACGTGATCGGCACGCTGCATGGTCACAGGAAACCTTTGGTGATGTTGGTCCAGTCGGTCCGTTGAAACACCTTGCGAAAGAAGCGCTGGAGGCCGCCGCCGCGCCAGATGATTTATCCGAGTGGGCGGATCTCCAATTCCTCTTGTGGGATGCCCAGCGGCGTGCCGGTATCTCTGACGGCGAAATCACAGCAGCGATGGAAGAAAAGCTGAAAGTGAACATGGCGCGCCAGTGGCCTGAACCGAAGGACGGAGAGCCGCGATTACACATCAAAGAGCCTGACAACGCTCTGGCAATTCCGGATGGTTATGTCGTGGTGCCGATTGAGCCGACAGAAGACATGATCGTTTACGGCTTCGAGTCCGAACCGGATGAGGACTTCAGCGATCCGGCTGTATGGGAGGAATATCAGGCTATGAGTGGGTGCCGACAGGCGGCGCATCGGGCGAAATTATGTTGGGCAGCGATGATTGCAGCAGCGCCAAAGCTGGGGGATGAATGA
- a CDS encoding recombination protein NinB — translation MSQQFHLVNESVKQNAINYIRQLPVDSKRPLILDVKESTRTAIQNRKMWPLLKDLSDQVLWFGNKYDSDDWKDLITALVAKTKKQEQRMAPGLDGGVVMFGQRTSKMTIPQMVEVIEAIYWFGTQQGVTFSEQSRNEIEWAKRWGDSNAK, via the coding sequence GTGAGCCAACAATTCCACCTCGTTAACGAAAGCGTTAAGCAGAACGCTATCAACTACATTCGTCAGTTGCCGGTCGACAGCAAGCGCCCGCTGATTCTCGACGTGAAAGAATCGACGCGCACCGCCATTCAAAACCGCAAGATGTGGCCGTTACTGAAAGACCTTTCCGACCAGGTTCTCTGGTTCGGCAATAAATACGATTCCGACGACTGGAAAGACCTCATCACCGCGCTGGTGGCGAAGACCAAAAAGCAGGAACAGCGAATGGCCCCCGGCCTTGATGGCGGCGTCGTGATGTTCGGCCAGCGCACCAGCAAAATGACCATTCCCCAGATGGTAGAGGTCATCGAGGCGATTTACTGGTTCGGCACCCAGCAGGGCGTCACCTTCAGCGAACAATCCCGCAATGAAATCGAGTGGGCAAAGCGTTGGGGGGATAGCAATGCGAAATAA
- a CDS encoding DUF1364 domain-containing protein, with protein sequence MRNNPNQKTYRSKKWLAAVGQIEQCVLCGSWGTQVAHRNEGKGMGLKADDCATAAICICCHDSIDNGSKLSRDERRQLMDRAIVLTVIQIARLGLVVPA encoded by the coding sequence ATGCGAAATAACCCCAATCAGAAAACCTACCGCAGCAAAAAATGGCTCGCTGCTGTCGGGCAGATCGAACAATGCGTGTTATGCGGTTCGTGGGGGACGCAGGTAGCACATCGCAATGAAGGCAAAGGCATGGGCCTGAAAGCTGATGATTGCGCCACGGCGGCGATCTGCATTTGCTGCCACGATAGCATCGACAACGGGAGCAAGCTATCGCGCGACGAACGCCGCCAGCTGATGGACCGCGCTATCGTTCTGACCGTTATCCAGATCGCTCGCCTTGGGTTGGTGGTGCCAGCATGA
- a CDS encoding RusA family crossover junction endodeoxyribonuclease, protein MKIYDITPISKPRMTRSDRWRSRPETSAYWFFKVQVRRLGITLPESGYHITFVLPMPKSWSKKKRQQHDGQPHQTKPDKDNLEKALLDAIFDDDCRIWDGRVTKRWGETGQIIIQENAE, encoded by the coding sequence ATGAAAATTTACGATATCACCCCGATCAGCAAGCCCCGCATGACCCGGAGCGATCGCTGGCGCAGCAGGCCGGAAACTTCCGCTTACTGGTTCTTTAAAGTTCAAGTGCGCCGTCTCGGTATAACCCTCCCGGAATCCGGTTACCACATAACATTCGTATTGCCCATGCCGAAAAGCTGGAGCAAGAAAAAGCGTCAGCAGCATGACGGCCAGCCACACCAGACCAAGCCGGATAAGGACAATCTGGAGAAAGCGTTACTGGATGCGATATTCGATGATGACTGTCGGATATGGGACGGCAGGGTAACGAAACGATGGGGAGAGACAGGCCAGATCATTATCCAGGAGAATGCAGAATGA
- a CDS encoding methyltransferase domain-containing protein, whose amino-acid sequence MKSFYQELNSGLVFLPELGIGRYPVPASRPYDEQYFAKYQQLADTETGRALTQSRIELVERHFHGPVLDVGIGAGQFVSTRPGTLGYDVNPAGIAWLNKRGAFADLYASQWRALTMWDVLEHIDEPELAVQQAKEFVFVSIPIFTDAGDILRSHHFRKNEHIWYFTDEGIRRWFAEQGFECVEHNNIECELGRKGVGTYAFRRT is encoded by the coding sequence ATGAAGTCGTTTTATCAGGAACTGAACAGCGGGCTGGTATTCCTCCCGGAGCTGGGCATCGGTCGTTATCCGGTTCCGGCGTCACGCCCGTATGACGAGCAGTATTTTGCGAAGTATCAGCAGCTGGCCGACACCGAAACGGGCAGAGCCTTAACGCAATCCCGTATTGAGCTGGTGGAGCGCCATTTTCACGGTCCTGTTCTCGACGTTGGTATCGGCGCTGGTCAGTTCGTCTCTACCCGACCGGGAACGCTTGGGTATGACGTTAATCCGGCTGGTATCGCCTGGCTGAACAAGCGGGGCGCATTCGCTGACCTCTACGCCAGTCAGTGGCGCGCGCTGACGATGTGGGATGTACTGGAGCACATCGACGAGCCGGAGCTGGCAGTACAGCAGGCTAAAGAGTTTGTTTTCGTTTCGATCCCCATTTTTACCGATGCCGGAGACATTCTTCGCTCGCACCATTTCAGGAAGAACGAGCACATCTGGTATTTCACTGATGAAGGTATCAGGCGCTGGTTTGCTGAGCAGGGCTTCGAATGCGTGGAACACAACAATATCGAGTGTGAGCTCGGGCGCAAAGGTGTTGGCACTTACGCTTTCAGGCGTACTTGA
- a CDS encoding putative holin — protein MSDPLTVAGGFAAGTVGVTLATLFPEATPGVMLFSLGGAALYVLTSEPHQIWKQAVFAIISFLGGVSFAVPMATIMAGVINSALSLLTPPVTIEVSPNIGALVAASISVAILLRILSKSKNGSLPGLDGGDE, from the coding sequence ATGTCTGATCCATTAACTGTAGCTGGTGGGTTTGCTGCCGGGACTGTGGGGGTGACGCTTGCCACTCTATTTCCCGAAGCCACTCCCGGCGTAATGCTTTTCTCCCTCGGAGGTGCCGCGCTCTATGTGTTGACGTCTGAGCCGCACCAGATATGGAAACAGGCGGTATTCGCGATTATTTCGTTTCTTGGCGGCGTCTCGTTCGCGGTGCCTATGGCGACCATCATGGCTGGCGTTATTAACTCTGCACTGAGTTTGCTGACACCACCAGTGACCATCGAAGTATCACCAAATATCGGCGCGCTGGTCGCCGCATCCATTTCGGTCGCTATCCTCCTTCGCATTTTGTCCAAATCCAAAAACGGGAGCCTTCCCGGACTGGATGGGGGTGATGAATGA
- a CDS encoding phage holin family protein — protein sequence MTWDSLMLHANAVVCLLIMFRLMFFNKTGKAYRLGVSLFAYLIILSAGYTAFRIIHGDYVQVDPGEFMLNATVCVSVWVAGGNLAKFVRAT from the coding sequence ATGACATGGGATTCGCTGATGCTTCACGCAAACGCGGTGGTTTGCCTGCTGATAATGTTCCGTCTGATGTTCTTCAATAAGACGGGGAAAGCGTATCGGCTTGGCGTCTCATTGTTTGCGTACCTGATTATTCTTTCAGCCGGATATACCGCATTCCGGATTATCCATGGCGATTACGTACAGGTCGACCCTGGTGAATTCATGCTGAATGCGACTGTTTGCGTCTCGGTATGGGTGGCTGGCGGGAACCTGGCAAAATTTGTGAGAGCAACATAG
- a CDS encoding glycoside hydrolase family 19 protein: MNQSQFQMAAGISAGLAARWFQPVDAAMKEFGITAPADQAMFIAQVGHESGGFSAVVENLNYTPSALVATFGKRITQQQADALGRTTEHAARQDAIANLVYSNRLGNKAPGDGWKYRGRGLIQITGLDNYRTCGAALKLDLVTSPEQLEQELQAARSAAWFYTSKGCMAYGADITRVTRIINGGLNGIDDRKIRYNKARAALLV; encoded by the coding sequence ATGAATCAATCTCAATTTCAAATGGCGGCTGGTATCAGCGCCGGGTTGGCTGCGCGCTGGTTTCAACCAGTAGATGCGGCGATGAAAGAATTTGGCATTACAGCACCTGCGGATCAGGCCATGTTCATCGCTCAGGTAGGTCATGAGTCTGGTGGCTTTAGCGCTGTAGTTGAAAATTTGAACTACACGCCATCGGCGCTGGTGGCGACCTTCGGAAAGAGGATCACACAGCAGCAGGCTGATGCGCTTGGGAGAACAACCGAACACGCAGCCCGCCAGGATGCCATCGCCAATCTGGTGTATAGCAACCGCCTGGGTAACAAAGCGCCCGGCGACGGCTGGAAATATCGCGGCAGAGGGTTAATTCAAATCACTGGCCTCGACAATTATCGCACCTGCGGGGCGGCGCTGAAGTTAGACCTCGTTACTTCACCTGAACAGCTCGAACAGGAACTTCAGGCAGCACGCTCTGCCGCCTGGTTCTACACATCCAAAGGGTGCATGGCCTACGGTGCCGATATTACTCGTGTTACGCGCATCATTAACGGCGGCCTGAATGGCATTGATGACCGCAAGATCCGCTACAACAAAGCGCGGGCGGCGCTGCTGGTATGA
- a CDS encoding DUF2570 domain-containing protein, with protein sequence MKMSYWVLIVTFIGCIAGGLVWSADHYHGKFLEEQRRADDAEQRADSSESITANVLRTVAITNIILETNQHAKQQIALESQRAENDIKAAVADDDCAVRFVPAGAVKRMHEYANGLRSGTGSSVTSQPDG encoded by the coding sequence ATGAAAATGAGTTATTGGGTGCTCATTGTGACGTTTATCGGCTGTATTGCGGGCGGTCTTGTCTGGTCAGCGGATCACTATCATGGAAAGTTTCTGGAGGAACAGCGTCGCGCTGACGATGCAGAACAGCGTGCTGATTCCTCTGAGAGCATCACCGCTAATGTCCTGCGCACCGTAGCAATAACAAACATCATTCTGGAGACAAACCAACATGCCAAGCAGCAGATCGCACTGGAGTCACAGAGAGCCGAGAACGATATCAAAGCTGCTGTTGCGGATGATGATTGTGCTGTTCGTTTTGTGCCTGCTGGCGCAGTTAAGCGGATGCACGAATACGCGAACGGTCTACGTTCCGGTACCGGTAGTTCCGTTACCAGCCAGCCTGACGGCTGA
- a CDS encoding putative metallopeptidase has product MNRPHPPAHFTMPPDPKPYISIMPASDVGEWLNQHILSYEGDLYNPDHQHLLEADLCFLWASNAFEKKGRSVLGQAEEVAMRAGGWQKARMEQQMYEWFGRVPQFIITLAADYCSQCSDLEFCALIEHELYHICQATDEFGAPKFTQEGQPKLKLRGHDVEEFVGVVRRYGASRDVQEMIDAANQPAEVAHLDIARACGTCMLRLA; this is encoded by the coding sequence ATGAACAGACCACACCCACCAGCGCATTTTACGATGCCACCTGACCCGAAGCCTTACATCAGCATAATGCCCGCCAGTGACGTTGGTGAGTGGCTGAATCAGCACATCCTGAGCTATGAGGGTGACCTCTACAACCCTGATCACCAGCATTTGCTTGAAGCGGATCTGTGCTTTCTCTGGGCGTCGAACGCTTTCGAGAAGAAAGGGCGTTCCGTGCTGGGGCAGGCGGAAGAAGTGGCAATGCGGGCTGGAGGATGGCAGAAAGCGCGGATGGAGCAGCAGATGTATGAATGGTTCGGCAGGGTGCCGCAGTTCATCATCACGCTCGCCGCCGATTACTGTTCGCAATGTTCCGATCTGGAGTTCTGCGCGCTGATAGAGCACGAGCTTTATCACATCTGCCAGGCGACAGATGAATTTGGCGCGCCGAAGTTCACGCAGGAAGGGCAGCCAAAGCTGAAGCTGCGCGGCCATGACGTGGAAGAGTTTGTAGGCGTGGTTCGCCGTTACGGTGCGAGCCGGGACGTGCAGGAAATGATTGATGCGGCGAATCAGCCAGCGGAGGTTGCTCATCTCGATATTGCCAGAGCGTGCGGGACGTGCATGCTGCGACTGGCTTAA
- a CDS encoding DUF2280 domain-containing protein, which produces MAALKPDVKAFIIQSLACYDTPSQVVEAVQKEFGIKITRQQAESHDPTKASGKTLAKKWIEMFHATRERFLTETSDIPIANKSYRLRVLDRMATKTEGMKNFSLTAQLIEQAAKEVGDAYTNKLKVESTGKDGGPIKTETTNLTADQAAELYRKMMG; this is translated from the coding sequence ATGGCTGCATTAAAACCTGATGTGAAAGCCTTCATCATTCAGTCGCTTGCGTGCTATGACACGCCATCGCAGGTGGTCGAGGCTGTCCAAAAAGAATTCGGGATCAAGATCACCCGCCAGCAGGCTGAATCTCACGACCCCACGAAGGCCAGCGGTAAGACGCTCGCCAAAAAGTGGATCGAGATGTTCCACGCGACGCGCGAACGGTTCCTGACCGAAACCAGCGACATTCCGATCGCGAACAAATCCTATCGCCTCCGCGTGCTTGACCGCATGGCAACCAAAACCGAGGGGATGAAAAACTTCTCCCTGACGGCGCAGCTTATCGAACAGGCCGCGAAAGAGGTTGGCGACGCTTACACCAATAAGCTGAAGGTTGAGAGCACTGGCAAGGATGGCGGCCCGATCAAGACCGAGACGACCAACCTCACCGCAGATCAGGCCGCAGAGCTTTACCGCAAGATGATGGGGTGA
- a CDS encoding TerL protein, giving the protein MPLPFEFDFRNPDYQMVFEWRMERLQRIRQNPEMLPALKQFYRTNPAQFIIDWGMTTDPRNIDYGLPVTIPFLLFPKQEEWIHWIMERRERLENGITEKSREMGLSWTAIGLACSLCLFNKEMVIGFGSRKEEYVDSTGDPKALFWKARKFVETLPVEFRGSWDEKKHAPYMRVEFPDTGAVIKGEAGDNIGRGDRTTLYLVDEAAFLQRPLLIDAALSQTTRCRIDLSSVNGMANPFAQKRHGGKIPVFTFHWRSDPRKDEEWYRRECEKIDNPVVVAQELDLNYSASAEGVLIPSDWVQAAVDAHIKLGIQPTGKRLGAMDVADEGRDKNAFSTRHGFLLENVREWSGVGSDIYQSVEKVFGFCEQDNLEEFRFDEDGLGAGVRGDARAINELRNAARRPSILATPFRGSGAVFDPDDEAVRGDNGQAARLNKDFFANAKAQSWWRLRKLFQNTYRAVVEGMAYNPDEIISISSAMASKDKLIIELSQPTYSINGVGKIVVDKQPDGTKSPNLADSVMISYAPMNSALNIWELLGRQA; this is encoded by the coding sequence ATGCCTCTACCGTTTGAATTCGACTTCAGGAACCCTGATTACCAGATGGTTTTTGAATGGCGGATGGAACGCCTACAGCGCATTCGCCAGAACCCCGAAATGCTGCCAGCGCTAAAGCAGTTTTACCGCACCAACCCCGCCCAGTTCATCATCGACTGGGGTATGACGACAGACCCGCGTAACATCGATTATGGCCTGCCGGTCACCATCCCTTTTCTGCTGTTCCCGAAACAGGAAGAGTGGATTCACTGGATCATGGAGCGGCGCGAACGGCTGGAGAACGGCATCACCGAAAAGAGCCGCGAAATGGGGCTCAGCTGGACGGCGATCGGGCTGGCTTGCTCGCTCTGCCTCTTCAACAAAGAAATGGTCATTGGCTTCGGCTCCCGTAAAGAGGAATACGTCGACAGCACCGGTGACCCGAAGGCGCTGTTCTGGAAGGCGCGCAAATTCGTGGAAACGCTGCCCGTCGAGTTTCGCGGTTCGTGGGACGAGAAGAAGCACGCCCCGTACATGCGCGTTGAGTTTCCCGATACTGGCGCTGTCATCAAAGGCGAGGCTGGCGACAATATCGGGCGTGGTGACCGTACCACGCTCTACCTGGTGGATGAGGCTGCGTTCCTCCAGCGGCCCCTGCTGATTGATGCGGCGCTGTCGCAAACCACCCGCTGCCGTATCGACCTGAGCTCGGTTAACGGCATGGCGAACCCGTTCGCTCAGAAGCGTCACGGCGGGAAGATACCGGTATTCACATTCCACTGGCGAAGTGACCCGCGCAAGGATGAGGAGTGGTATCGCAGGGAATGCGAGAAAATCGACAATCCGGTGGTGGTGGCGCAGGAACTTGACCTGAACTACAGCGCATCAGCGGAAGGCGTCCTGATCCCGTCCGACTGGGTACAGGCTGCCGTCGACGCGCATATCAAGCTGGGCATTCAGCCAACGGGCAAACGACTGGGCGCGATGGACGTCGCCGACGAAGGCAGGGACAAAAACGCCTTTTCGACCCGTCACGGCTTCCTCCTGGAGAACGTGCGGGAATGGTCCGGCGTGGGAAGCGACATTTACCAGTCCGTTGAGAAGGTCTTCGGCTTTTGCGAACAGGACAACCTCGAAGAGTTTCGCTTCGACGAGGACGGTCTGGGCGCTGGCGTTCGCGGAGATGCGCGCGCCATCAACGAACTGCGCAACGCTGCGCGCCGACCGTCAATACTCGCCACACCGTTTCGCGGTAGCGGCGCAGTGTTTGATCCGGACGATGAAGCGGTGCGCGGCGACAATGGACAGGCCGCCCGCCTGAACAAGGACTTCTTCGCTAACGCCAAGGCCCAGAGCTGGTGGCGGTTACGCAAGCTTTTCCAGAACACCTATCGCGCCGTGGTTGAGGGAATGGCCTACAACCCGGACGAAATCATCTCAATCAGCAGCGCTATGGCGAGCAAAGACAAACTCATCATCGAGCTTTCTCAGCCGACCTACTCCATTAACGGTGTTGGGAAAATCGTTGTTGATAAACAGCCTGACGGCACCAAGTCGCCGAACCTCGCCGACTCGGTGATGATCAGCTACGCGCCAATGAATTCAGCCCTGAACATCTGGGAGCTGCTAGGGAGACAGGCCTGA
- a CDS encoding DUF1073 domain-containing protein has protein sequence MARNKQASQRTAQATADGYENFVARVGMQTPNQHSASTYRANFTSRNRMLVEWSYRSSWIIGEAVDAIPDDMTRKGIRITSEIDAKDRGTLEAQLDELQIWDALNDVLKWSRLYGGAVGFIMIEGQAPMTPLRLETIGEGRFKGILPLDRWMINPVLARRIKDMGPDLGKPEFYDVVTTATGIPAWRIHHSRLIRFDGVTLPFQQKMTENEWGMSVVERIWDRLTAFDSATVGAAQLVYKAHLRTYKVEKLRELIALGGPAFEALLKNIDLIRQFQSNEGMTLMDAKDTFETHQYSFSGLDDILSQFAEQISGAVGIPLVRLFGQSPKGFSTGDADLANYYDRVSSLQERRLRLPMRRILDIMHRSELGKPLPDDFTFEFNPLWQMSDVDRSTVAVNTTNAISTALGDGLMTRKAAMTDLRENSDVTGIGASITDKDIENAEDEAPPGIGELGDKPPESPGGDPISNEPTADSAGGRGYRKWTLRWFKR, from the coding sequence ATGGCACGAAACAAGCAAGCCTCTCAGCGAACGGCGCAGGCCACCGCTGATGGCTATGAGAACTTTGTCGCCCGCGTGGGGATGCAGACGCCTAACCAGCATTCAGCATCGACCTACCGGGCGAACTTCACCAGCCGCAACCGCATGCTGGTGGAATGGTCCTATCGTTCGTCCTGGATCATCGGCGAAGCGGTCGACGCTATCCCGGACGATATGACCCGGAAAGGCATTCGCATCACTTCGGAGATTGACGCCAAAGACCGTGGCACCCTGGAAGCGCAGCTGGATGAGCTGCAGATCTGGGATGCGCTGAACGACGTGCTGAAATGGTCGCGTCTCTACGGCGGCGCGGTTGGCTTCATCATGATTGAGGGGCAGGCACCAATGACCCCGTTGCGGCTCGAAACCATTGGAGAAGGCAGGTTTAAGGGCATTCTCCCGCTCGACCGCTGGATGATTAACCCGGTGCTGGCCCGCCGCATTAAAGATATGGGGCCGGATCTCGGCAAACCTGAGTTTTACGACGTGGTGACCACTGCAACGGGCATCCCGGCCTGGCGCATCCATCACAGCCGCCTGATTCGCTTCGACGGGGTGACGCTGCCATTCCAGCAGAAGATGACCGAAAACGAATGGGGAATGTCGGTTGTAGAGCGTATCTGGGATCGGCTTACTGCGTTCGACAGCGCCACTGTCGGCGCGGCGCAGCTGGTCTACAAAGCGCATCTGCGGACCTACAAGGTGGAAAAACTTCGTGAGCTTATTGCGCTGGGAGGCCCGGCATTCGAGGCGCTGCTGAAAAACATTGATCTGATTCGCCAGTTTCAGAGCAATGAAGGTATGACGCTCATGGATGCCAAAGATACCTTCGAAACCCACCAGTACAGCTTCAGTGGTCTGGATGACATTCTTTCGCAGTTCGCTGAGCAGATTAGCGGTGCAGTCGGCATCCCGCTGGTACGCCTGTTCGGTCAGTCCCCGAAAGGCTTCTCTACTGGTGACGCAGACCTTGCCAACTATTACGACCGGGTGAGCTCATTGCAGGAGCGCCGCTTACGGCTGCCGATGCGCCGGATACTGGACATTATGCACCGCTCGGAACTCGGTAAACCGCTGCCGGACGATTTCACGTTTGAATTTAATCCGCTATGGCAAATGTCTGACGTTGACCGCTCAACGGTGGCCGTAAACACCACCAACGCGATCAGCACCGCGCTGGGCGACGGATTGATGACGCGTAAGGCGGCGATGACCGACCTGCGCGAAAACTCTGACGTCACCGGCATCGGGGCATCCATTACCGACAAGGACATAGAGAATGCCGAAGACGAAGCGCCGCCAGGCATCGGCGAACTTGGCGACAAACCGCCAGAGTCGCCAGGCGGAGATCCGATATCGAACGAGCCTACGGCAGATAGCGCGGGCGGTCGGGGATATCGTAAATGGACGCTACGATGGTTCAAACGATAG